Proteins from one Spirochaetota bacterium genomic window:
- a CDS encoding PAS domain S-box protein, whose translation MTANRRTILLVEDEILIALEEERKLRTFGYEVIVKHGCDEAVDAAAEEEIDLVLVDIDLGGETGGAETARRILSARDIPVMFIISHAARDMVERIRAITPYGYVIKNSGDFVLRSSIDMALELHGERKKSEECENRYNGLLLNLDAGVVIHGPDTAIIMNNPKASELLGLTVEEMKGMLANDPRWRFVAEDSTPLPLNDYPVNRIASSGNSLKNQVMGVLKTGSDDTTWLIVNGFPVTDADGITAEIIVSFIDITEQKRTEENLKFSEEKFLKSFMMSPAALCIARLKDFKIIEINDTLIKRSGFSRDEIIDKTAPELLMWDNPENRQEAVRALLTEGKITGKEYAFRMRDRSIIIGEYSAFIVTIGGEKHILVTILDITERKRVENELRRSEKRFRNLFETMAQGVVYQAPDGSIVAANPAAERILGLSPEELRGRAFLDGRWHAIGDDGSDFPDEEHPSMVALRTGREVRDTVMGICHPITKEQRWLIVNAVPEFHEGETTPFQVYATFTDITERKLAEERIRALLSEKELLLREVHHRIKNNMSTMTSLLSLQADMLKDQSAVNALLEARNRVQSMSTLYDSLYQTENIQQMSIGYYLSTLVERIISLFPAGAAMTIEKRIDNFTMDVKKLLPLGIIVNEIVTNAMKYAFAGRNSGVITVSTSIQGKRATVIIGDNGIGIPEPVDIDHSTGFGLMLVGILAKQIAGTIRIERGGGTRFAIEFNV comes from the coding sequence TTGACCGCTAACCGCAGAACAATCCTTCTTGTCGAAGACGAGATCCTCATCGCCCTCGAGGAGGAAAGGAAGCTCAGGACCTTCGGCTACGAGGTGATCGTGAAGCACGGCTGCGACGAGGCCGTGGACGCCGCCGCCGAAGAGGAGATCGACCTCGTCCTCGTCGATATCGACCTGGGCGGCGAGACGGGGGGGGCCGAGACAGCGCGGCGGATCCTCTCGGCCCGGGACATTCCCGTGATGTTCATCATCTCCCACGCCGCGCGGGACATGGTCGAGCGGATCCGCGCCATTACGCCCTATGGCTACGTCATAAAGAACTCCGGCGATTTCGTCCTCCGGTCATCCATCGACATGGCCTTAGAGCTCCACGGTGAAAGAAAAAAAAGCGAGGAATGCGAGAACAGATACAACGGCCTGCTGCTGAACCTTGACGCCGGCGTCGTCATCCACGGACCGGACACCGCCATAATCATGAACAATCCCAAGGCGTCGGAGCTGCTGGGATTGACCGTTGAGGAGATGAAAGGCATGCTGGCCAATGATCCCCGGTGGAGATTTGTCGCTGAAGACAGCACCCCGCTCCCCCTTAACGATTACCCGGTAAACCGCATCGCGTCTTCCGGCAACTCGCTGAAAAACCAGGTAATGGGTGTTTTGAAGACGGGTTCAGATGACACGACATGGCTCATTGTCAACGGATTTCCGGTGACGGACGCCGACGGCATCACGGCCGAGATCATCGTATCCTTCATCGACATCACCGAGCAGAAGCGCACCGAGGAAAACCTGAAATTCTCCGAGGAAAAGTTTCTAAAATCATTCATGATGAGCCCGGCCGCCCTCTGCATCGCGAGGCTGAAGGATTTTAAAATAATAGAAATCAACGATACCCTCATTAAAAGATCCGGGTTTTCCCGCGACGAGATAATCGACAAAACAGCCCCTGAATTGTTAATGTGGGACAATCCCGAGAACCGCCAGGAGGCCGTCCGGGCCCTTTTGACCGAAGGAAAAATCACCGGGAAAGAGTACGCCTTCCGAATGAGGGACAGGTCCATTATCATCGGAGAATACTCGGCGTTCATTGTCACCATCGGGGGCGAAAAGCACATCCTGGTGACGATCCTCGACATCACCGAGCGCAAGCGCGTGGAAAACGAACTCCGCCGGAGCGAAAAGCGCTTCAGGAACCTCTTCGAGACCATGGCCCAGGGCGTGGTGTACCAGGCGCCAGACGGATCCATCGTGGCGGCCAACCCCGCGGCGGAGCGCATCCTGGGCCTGTCACCGGAGGAGCTCCGGGGCCGCGCGTTTCTTGACGGCCGATGGCACGCCATAGGAGATGACGGATCCGACTTCCCCGACGAAGAGCACCCTTCCATGGTGGCCCTGCGCACCGGCCGCGAGGTCCGCGACACCGTCATGGGCATTTGCCACCCGATCACAAAGGAACAGCGGTGGCTCATCGTCAACGCGGTTCCCGAATTCCATGAGGGTGAAACAACCCCCTTCCAGGTCTACGCGACCTTCACGGACATCACGGAGCGCAAGCTTGCGGAGGAACGGATCCGGGCCCTCCTCTCCGAAAAGGAGCTTCTCCTCAGGGAGGTGCACCACCGGATCAAGAACAACATGAGCACCATGACGAGCCTCCTGTCGCTGCAGGCGGACATGCTCAAGGACCAGTCCGCCGTCAACGCCCTGCTGGAAGCCCGGAACCGAGTCCAGAGCATGTCCACCCTCTATGACTCCCTGTACCAGACGGAGAATATCCAGCAGATGTCCATCGGGTATTATCTGTCAACCCTGGTGGAAAGGATCATTTCACTGTTTCCCGCAGGCGCCGCGATGACAATCGAAAAGCGGATCGACAATTTCACAATGGACGTGAAAAAGCTGCTCCCCCTGGGCATCATCGTGAACGAGATTGTCACCAACGCCATGAAATACGCCTTTGCCGGCAGGAACAGCGGGGTGATTACCGTGTCAACTTCGATACAGGGGAAACGGGCGACCGTGATCATCGGGGACAACGGGATCGGCATACCCGAACCGGTCGACATAGATCATTCGACGGGCTTCGGGCTCATGCTGGTGGGCATACTGGCGAAGCAGATCGCCGGTACCATCAGGATCGAGCGGGGCGGGGGAACGAGGTTCGCCATAGAATTCAACGTGTGA
- a CDS encoding PAS domain S-box protein, with amino-acid sequence MAREPDSRTILLVEDEILIALEEERKIRGFGYDVILKHGCDEAVDAAGNDAAIDLVLMDIGLGNGVDGPAAARRILEKREVPVVFLIPPHDSGTADKARGIPCYGFLEINSAAHILQSSIEGALELFDLHRQAEQTAQQRGKELQAFFSLAEITEREGITIEHLCREFTAILPQGWQYSETACARIVHGDREYRTGNYAECRWRLTAPIRVNGAVSGAVEIGYLTEKPPEDEGPFLKEERMLIDAVAQRLGRIVERIEVEEKLRETEKTFNLITRNMTDGIIMFDMDLGVKYISSAVVAGSGYTQEEFKSLTFERQFSEESYRRLMKAVSENLTTANLADPELSISVQLDLEFIRKDGSTFWNNITYRLIRDEKGRPEAILGVGRDITERVNMEEKLRESEEKFRSMVETTSDWVWSIDTSGVHTYSNGAVAELGYSTGEVIGTAAFPLMHPDDARLWRKLLAEHAAAGTGWRKETIRWLHRTGTVYYYESSGSPILDAGGAVIGFRGIDRNITERIIADEQIRSLLEEKEILLKEVHHRIKNNISAMMAILTLQADTLRDPIAVKALKDTRGRMQSMSLLYDSLYRADTFRSMPVAYYLPELLDEIVQLYHYGSAVRIDTRIENFTVGTKTLSSLGIIINELVTNAMKYAFTGRKDGVITVSASKRDGRAAFIVEDNGIGLPEPFDIDTSTSFGLRLVTMLVRQINGAITIDRGKGTRFTIEFEEPGQ; translated from the coding sequence TTGGCCCGGGAACCAGATAGCAGAACAATCCTTCTTGTCGAAGACGAGATCCTCATCGCCCTCGAGGAGGAGAGAAAGATCAGGGGCTTCGGCTACGACGTGATCTTGAAGCACGGCTGCGACGAGGCCGTGGACGCCGCCGGCAATGATGCGGCCATCGACCTGGTCCTCATGGACATCGGGCTGGGCAACGGCGTCGATGGACCCGCGGCTGCCCGGCGGATCCTGGAAAAGCGGGAGGTCCCCGTCGTATTTCTCATCCCGCCGCACGACAGTGGAACGGCGGATAAGGCACGGGGCATTCCCTGTTACGGCTTCTTGGAAATAAATTCCGCCGCCCATATTCTTCAATCATCCATAGAAGGAGCCCTTGAATTATTCGACCTGCACCGGCAGGCGGAGCAAACAGCACAGCAGCGCGGCAAGGAGCTCCAGGCATTTTTCTCCCTGGCGGAAATCACAGAACGCGAGGGCATCACCATAGAGCACCTCTGCCGGGAATTTACAGCCATATTGCCCCAGGGCTGGCAGTATTCCGAAACCGCCTGCGCCAGAATCGTTCACGGAGACAGGGAATACCGGACAGGGAACTATGCGGAATGCCGGTGGAGACTGACGGCACCAATCAGGGTGAACGGAGCGGTTTCAGGGGCTGTAGAGATAGGTTATCTTACGGAGAAGCCGCCGGAAGACGAAGGGCCTTTCCTCAAAGAAGAGCGAATGCTCATCGACGCCGTCGCCCAGAGGCTGGGCCGCATCGTCGAGCGCATTGAAGTCGAGGAAAAACTGCGGGAAACTGAAAAGACCTTCAACCTCATCACCCGCAACATGACCGATGGAATCATAATGTTCGACATGGACCTCGGGGTAAAATATATTTCTTCCGCGGTTGTAGCGGGATCCGGATATACGCAGGAAGAGTTCAAGTCGCTCACTTTTGAACGTCAGTTCTCGGAAGAATCCTACCGGCGGCTCATGAAAGCCGTATCGGAAAACCTGACGACTGCCAATCTCGCCGACCCCGAACTATCCATATCCGTTCAGCTTGACCTGGAATTCATCCGCAAGGACGGGTCAACTTTCTGGAACAACATTACATACCGCCTCATCAGGGACGAAAAGGGAAGGCCAGAGGCGATTCTTGGCGTCGGGCGGGATATCACCGAGCGCGTCAACATGGAGGAAAAACTGCGGGAAAGCGAGGAGAAATTCCGCAGCATGGTGGAAACGACATCGGACTGGGTATGGTCCATCGACACCAGCGGCGTCCACACCTATTCAAACGGCGCCGTGGCGGAACTCGGGTACTCGACAGGCGAAGTGATCGGCACGGCCGCATTCCCCCTCATGCATCCCGATGACGCCCGCCTCTGGCGGAAGCTCCTTGCAGAGCATGCCGCCGCCGGGACAGGATGGCGAAAAGAGACGATCCGGTGGCTCCACAGGACAGGGACCGTCTATTACTATGAAAGCTCAGGCTCGCCGATACTGGATGCCGGCGGCGCAGTCATCGGGTTCCGCGGCATTGACCGGAACATCACCGAGCGCATAATTGCCGACGAGCAGATCAGGTCGCTTCTGGAGGAAAAGGAAATCCTCCTCAAGGAGGTGCACCATCGCATCAAGAACAACATAAGCGCCATGATGGCCATTCTGACGCTGCAGGCGGATACCCTGCGGGACCCCATCGCCGTCAAGGCGCTGAAGGATACCCGGGGCCGCATGCAGAGCATGTCCCTGCTCTATGACAGCCTGTACCGGGCCGACACCTTTCGCAGCATGCCGGTCGCCTATTATTTACCGGAGCTTCTGGATGAAATCGTTCAACTGTATCACTACGGCTCCGCCGTGCGGATTGATACCCGCATAGAGAATTTCACGGTGGGGACCAAAACCCTATCCTCGCTGGGCATCATCATAAACGAGCTTGTCACCAACGCCATGAAATACGCCTTTACCGGGAGGAAAGACGGAGTGATCACCGTCTCCGCTTCAAAGCGGGACGGCCGCGCGGCTTTTATCGTCGAAGACAACGGGATCGGCCTTCCGGAACCATTCGATATTGACACATCCACAAGCTTCGGCCTCAGGCTGGTGACCATGCTGGTGAGGCAGATAAACGGAGCCATTACCATTGACCGGGGAAAGGGAACACGTTTCACCATCGAGTTCGAGGAACCGGGACAATAA
- a CDS encoding ParA family protein, protein MRVIAISNNKGGVGKTTSTVNIAAALQLKGMKVLIIDLDHQAQATYHLGYNPKQIKKSIFHVLKGELPFEEILIDRNELHLLPANQELKDIEFLPIPAKEFLLRDCLSEMNSYDFVLIDCPPSLGILTLNAMAYSKEILIPLQVQFLPFHGMYNLFEAVQVVKRRLNKEIDVTGIIGTMYNAKRAINREVIEETENRLPGKLFETLIRENVALQEAPSWGKTIFEYKPGSTGADDYMKLTEEIMDRE, encoded by the coding sequence ATGAGAGTAATCGCCATTTCCAACAACAAGGGGGGCGTGGGTAAAACCACCAGCACCGTCAACATAGCCGCGGCCCTGCAGCTCAAGGGCATGAAGGTCCTGATCATCGACCTCGACCACCAGGCGCAGGCCACCTATCACCTGGGCTATAATCCGAAACAGATAAAAAAATCGATATTCCACGTGCTCAAGGGCGAGCTGCCATTCGAGGAGATACTGATCGACCGGAACGAGCTCCACCTCCTCCCGGCGAACCAGGAGCTGAAGGACATAGAATTCCTGCCCATCCCGGCCAAGGAGTTCCTCCTCCGCGACTGCCTTTCCGAAATGAACAGCTACGATTTCGTGCTCATCGACTGCCCGCCGTCGCTGGGCATTCTCACCCTCAACGCCATGGCCTATTCGAAGGAGATCCTCATCCCCCTCCAGGTGCAGTTCCTTCCATTCCACGGGATGTACAATCTCTTCGAGGCGGTGCAGGTCGTGAAGCGCCGCCTCAACAAGGAAATAGACGTGACCGGCATCATCGGCACCATGTACAACGCCAAGCGCGCCATAAACCGCGAGGTCATCGAGGAGACCGAGAACCGCCTTCCGGGCAAGCTCTTCGAGACCCTGATCAGGGAGAATGTCGCCCTCCAGGAAGCGCCCAGCTGGGGCAAGACGATCTTCGAATACAAACCGGGAAGCACCGGGGCGGATGATTACATGAAGCTCACCGAAGAGATCATGGATCGGGAGTGA
- a CDS encoding PAS domain S-box protein, with translation MNKRKTLLLVEDEALIALNEANDLAREGYDAIIAYSGQEAVNEIKKDPGSIDLVLMDIDLGPGMDGTEAAKEIQKIRDIPIVFLSSHIEKAIVDRTEAITSYGYVVKNTGITVLAASIKMAFRLHEAHLSIREKSMEIEAANEELRITIEELERTNEELTLSQRELMEREQAIAEREAMFSAAFRSNPDPVALTEIGTGRIIDLNPAFEAWSGYSRDEIIGRTTRETGLWARQEDRDAMVSELHLHGMVKDMDVLLRNRSGAVRTAQFSAQTMKVGGAHVLYTRVHDVTDARVMEAALRESEEKNRAMLNSIPDLMFMLDSDGVFIDWKGPEETLAMSPDLFIGKSIRDVMPGIAGLVMERIQALGTDRSLEIIEYDLEMGGEIRSYEARMVPAGEGRVMSMVRDITERKRTEAALRARDEQIRVIFETSQAGIILVSPEGRITLANRSMAEMLRCPMDELINSFYPDHLHPDQHDAGEDLMRQLIRGEIDQVYTERHYLRADGSDFWGYLAGRRYEDQDGKILSLIGIINDITGLRQAEEQAARNISFLERLESVEKIIRRARDLETMMMDLLDTVRVMFGADRAWLLYPCDPEWPSFQVRMIRTNERFAIDLKSDDNLPITGDTAAVFRELLTSDEVMAFDPRTKRNLPYGPEFGTRSQVSVALYPKMSKPWVFGLHQCSHDRTWTDEELRLFNDIGRRIADGLSSMLLLHTLRENEDRLRALINNMPDIVCFKDGSGRWLEANDFDLRLFQIEGVDYHGKKDSELAAFSSFYRDAFLTCEGTDEEAWKKGTVSRGDETIPRPDGTSMVFDIIKVPTFNPDGSRKGLVVVGRDITERKRIEEALEKRLVAMTKPLEDAGTISFEELFNIEDIQLIQDLFSSAAEVASIITHVDGTPITTPSNFCRLCNGIIRQTEKGLANCYHSDAILGRYHPEGPVIQQCLSGGLWDAGASITVGGHHIANWLIGQVRNEAQSDEAMRGYARDIGVDEEAFMEAFREVPTMSRERFEVIAQTLFVLANQLSLRAYQNVQQARFITERTAAEEELKKTAMEKSVLLVELQHRVKNNLGIITSLLNLEMGALNDERSRKVFQSAISRIQSMSTIYEQLYQSSGIDRINLKHYIEDITRKIYNTYTIVPGHVRLKLDLEDITIDLKRSVPIGLILNELVTNSLKYAYPDGREGDLRINLEAVNGSIGITVSDDGAGLPDNFRINDIPSMGLRLVEMLVDQIDGTLTMDSNAGTTVRITCPA, from the coding sequence ATGAATAAAAGGAAGACATTACTGCTGGTTGAAGATGAAGCCCTCATCGCTCTGAACGAGGCCAATGACCTCGCGAGGGAAGGTTATGACGCCATCATTGCCTATTCCGGCCAGGAAGCCGTTAACGAGATAAAAAAAGATCCGGGCTCCATCGATCTCGTTCTCATGGACATTGACCTTGGCCCCGGCATGGACGGAACGGAGGCGGCGAAAGAGATACAGAAGATACGCGACATCCCCATCGTTTTTCTATCCTCCCACATTGAAAAAGCAATAGTTGACAGAACAGAAGCCATAACCTCCTACGGGTACGTGGTTAAAAATACCGGCATCACAGTCCTTGCCGCGTCGATAAAAATGGCCTTCCGGCTCCACGAGGCGCACCTCAGCATCAGGGAAAAGAGCATGGAGATCGAGGCGGCCAACGAGGAATTGCGGATCACCATCGAGGAACTCGAAAGAACAAACGAGGAATTGACGCTGTCCCAGCGGGAATTGATGGAGCGTGAACAGGCAATAGCGGAAAGGGAAGCGATGTTTTCAGCCGCCTTTCGCAGCAATCCGGATCCCGTGGCCCTGACCGAAATTGGAACGGGAAGGATCATCGATCTCAACCCGGCCTTCGAGGCCTGGTCAGGATACTCCCGCGACGAGATAATCGGCAGAACCACCCGTGAGACGGGACTGTGGGCGCGCCAGGAGGACCGGGACGCCATGGTCAGCGAGCTTCATCTTCATGGCATGGTCAAAGACATGGACGTGCTGCTGCGCAACAGAAGCGGGGCTGTCCGCACGGCGCAATTCTCGGCGCAGACCATGAAGGTAGGGGGCGCACATGTGCTGTATACCCGCGTCCATGATGTTACCGATGCCCGTGTCATGGAAGCCGCCCTGCGTGAAAGCGAGGAGAAAAACCGCGCCATGCTGAACAGCATCCCGGACCTCATGTTCATGCTGGATTCCGATGGGGTCTTCATAGACTGGAAGGGGCCGGAAGAAACCCTCGCGATGAGCCCCGACCTGTTTATCGGAAAGAGCATCCGCGATGTCATGCCCGGAATCGCCGGCCTCGTCATGGAGAGGATACAGGCTCTCGGAACCGACCGCTCCCTGGAGATAATCGAGTACGACCTGGAGATGGGAGGGGAAATCCGCAGTTACGAGGCGCGCATGGTTCCGGCCGGGGAAGGCCGCGTCATGTCCATGGTCCGCGACATCACAGAAAGAAAAAGAACCGAGGCGGCCCTGCGCGCCAGGGACGAACAGATTCGCGTCATATTCGAGACATCCCAGGCCGGGATAATCCTGGTGAGCCCGGAAGGGAGAATCACCCTCGCAAACAGGAGCATGGCGGAAATGCTCCGATGCCCCATGGATGAACTGATCAATTCATTTTACCCCGACCACCTTCACCCGGACCAGCACGACGCGGGTGAAGATCTCATGCGGCAATTGATCCGCGGCGAGATCGACCAGGTCTATACCGAGAGGCATTACCTGAGAGCCGACGGGTCGGACTTCTGGGGCTACCTGGCGGGACGCCGCTACGAGGACCAGGACGGCAAGATCCTTTCCCTCATCGGAATAATCAACGACATAACGGGCCTGAGACAGGCCGAGGAACAGGCCGCCAGGAACATCAGTTTCCTTGAAAGACTCGAGAGCGTCGAAAAGATAATCCGCAGGGCCCGTGACCTTGAAACGATGATGATGGACCTGCTCGACACGGTGCGAGTGATGTTCGGCGCCGACCGGGCCTGGCTCCTGTATCCCTGCGATCCCGAATGGCCTTCTTTCCAGGTCAGAATGATCCGGACGAACGAGCGATTCGCCATCGACCTGAAGTCCGACGACAACCTGCCGATAACCGGCGATACCGCGGCCGTCTTCAGGGAGCTGCTCACGTCCGACGAAGTCATGGCCTTCGACCCGCGCACAAAGCGCAATTTACCCTACGGCCCCGAATTCGGCACCAGATCGCAGGTCTCGGTGGCCCTGTATCCCAAAATGAGCAAGCCCTGGGTATTCGGCCTTCACCAGTGCTCCCATGACCGGACCTGGACGGACGAGGAGCTTCGTCTTTTCAACGACATCGGACGTAGGATCGCCGACGGGTTGAGCTCCATGCTGCTGCTCCACACGCTCCGGGAGAACGAAGATCGCCTCCGCGCCCTCATCAACAACATGCCGGACATCGTATGCTTCAAGGACGGGTCCGGCCGATGGCTCGAGGCGAATGATTTCGACCTTCGCCTGTTCCAGATCGAGGGCGTGGACTATCACGGGAAGAAGGACTCGGAGCTGGCGGCCTTCAGCTCCTTCTACCGCGACGCCTTCCTGACCTGCGAGGGCACGGACGAGGAGGCGTGGAAAAAAGGGACGGTCAGCCGCGGCGACGAGACGATCCCGAGACCCGACGGGACCTCGATGGTCTTCGATATCATCAAGGTCCCCACCTTCAATCCCGACGGGAGCAGGAAGGGCCTTGTCGTGGTGGGCCGCGACATCACGGAGCGAAAGCGGATCGAGGAGGCCCTTGAGAAGCGCCTTGTCGCCATGACGAAACCCCTCGAAGATGCCGGGACGATTTCATTCGAGGAGCTGTTCAACATTGAGGACATTCAGCTTATCCAGGATCTCTTCTCCAGCGCCGCGGAGGTTGCATCGATCATTACCCACGTGGACGGAACGCCGATAACAACACCGAGCAACTTCTGCCGGTTGTGCAACGGAATAATACGCCAAACGGAAAAGGGGCTCGCCAATTGCTATCATTCCGACGCGATACTCGGCCGGTATCATCCCGAGGGGCCGGTCATCCAGCAGTGTTTGAGCGGCGGCCTGTGGGACGCCGGCGCGAGCATAACGGTGGGGGGCCATCATATAGCCAACTGGCTCATCGGTCAGGTCAGAAACGAGGCGCAGTCCGATGAGGCAATGCGCGGTTATGCCCGGGATATCGGCGTTGACGAGGAAGCATTCATGGAAGCCTTCCGCGAGGTCCCCACAATGTCCCGGGAAAGGTTCGAGGTGATCGCGCAAACTCTCTTCGTGCTGGCCAACCAGCTCTCGCTCAGGGCATACCAGAACGTGCAACAGGCCCGTTTTATCACGGAGCGCACGGCGGCCGAGGAAGAGCTCAAGAAAACCGCCATGGAAAAAAGCGTTCTCCTCGTGGAGCTGCAGCACCGGGTTAAAAACAACCTCGGCATAATCACGAGCCTCCTCAACCTTGAAATGGGCGCCCTGAACGACGAGAGGTCCCGCAAGGTGTTTCAAAGCGCCATATCGCGCATCCAGTCCATGTCGACGATTTACGAGCAGCTCTACCAGTCTTCCGGCATAGACCGCATCAACCTGAAGCATTACATAGAGGATATCACCAGGAAGATATACAACACCTACACGATCGTCCCCGGCCATGTCCGCCTCAAGCTCGATCTCGAAGATATCACGATCGATCTGAAGCGATCCGTCCCCATCGGGCTCATCCTGAACGAGCTGGTCACCAACTCACTCAAGTACGCCTACCCGGACGGACGCGAGGGCGACCTGCGCATCAACCTTGAGGCCGTCAACGGCTCCATCGGCATCACCGTATCGGACGATGGCGCTGGCCTCCCCGACAATTTCAGGATCAATGACATCCCGAGCATGGGTCTCCGTCTTGTGGAGATGCTGGTAGATCAGATAGACGGAACATTGACCATGGATTCCAACGCCGGCACAACGGTGCGAATAACCTGTCCGGCGTAG
- a CDS encoding SH3 domain-containing protein, with protein sequence MKSNKKVLLLPLFLLSALCVLGAAGDRYFATSAENLRFRETPGTAGKFMRYLVAGEKLKFLEKGKEETIGGVRGAWCKFQTEKGETGWCFDGFLTEIISTVTTPPAHAKAVFSVSFSPDGKFALSASADKTIKLWEIPACKEVRTFTGHTGSVNAVVYSQEGHEALSGSADMTMKMWDIATGKDIKTFKCLGSVDAVAISPVYSTVLGGGGRVMIQQFGRTSGMELTYLSGHTSFPLSIVYSPDGKYALSGSWDTSIKLWDAESSKEIRTLQGHRLYVRSVAFSPNGKQILSGGEDGALILWDTGSGRKIRSFIEDTFRPPIHSVAVSPNGKYAASGFYGGSIKLWELSTGKEVRTFDGHTDIVKSMVFSPDGKYLLSGSFDKTIKLWEVSTGRCVRSF encoded by the coding sequence ATGAAGTCCAATAAAAAAGTTTTACTGCTGCCGCTGTTTCTCCTTTCGGCCCTGTGCGTTCTCGGCGCGGCCGGGGACAGGTACTTTGCCACATCCGCTGAAAATCTGCGCTTCCGGGAGACGCCCGGCACCGCCGGCAAGTTCATGCGATATCTTGTCGCCGGAGAGAAGCTGAAGTTCCTCGAGAAAGGAAAAGAGGAGACCATAGGCGGGGTCAGGGGCGCGTGGTGTAAATTTCAAACTGAAAAGGGCGAAACCGGGTGGTGCTTTGACGGATTCCTCACCGAGATCATATCGACGGTTACCACGCCGCCGGCCCATGCCAAGGCGGTATTCTCCGTGTCGTTTTCCCCTGACGGTAAGTTCGCCCTGTCCGCTTCGGCGGATAAAACGATAAAGCTCTGGGAGATCCCGGCCTGCAAAGAGGTGCGAACCTTTACCGGCCATACCGGTTCGGTCAATGCCGTCGTATATTCACAGGAGGGCCACGAGGCGCTTTCCGGGTCAGCCGACATGACCATGAAGATGTGGGACATCGCCACCGGAAAGGATATAAAGACCTTCAAATGCCTCGGCTCGGTGGACGCGGTAGCCATATCCCCGGTGTACAGCACGGTTCTCGGGGGAGGGGGCCGTGTCATGATCCAGCAGTTCGGGAGAACTTCCGGCATGGAATTGACATATCTGAGCGGCCATACCAGCTTTCCCCTGTCCATCGTGTATTCCCCTGACGGGAAATACGCGCTTTCAGGATCATGGGACACGTCGATCAAGCTCTGGGACGCTGAGAGCAGCAAGGAGATCCGGACACTCCAGGGCCACAGATTGTATGTCCGGTCCGTGGCCTTTTCACCCAATGGGAAACAGATCCTGTCCGGTGGCGAAGACGGCGCCCTGATACTCTGGGACACGGGGAGCGGAAGAAAGATCCGCTCTTTCATCGAAGACACATTCAGGCCGCCGATTCACTCGGTGGCGGTTTCCCCCAACGGGAAATACGCCGCCTCCGGCTTTTATGGAGGGAGCATAAAGCTCTGGGAGCTGTCGACCGGTAAAGAGGTGAGGACTTTCGATGGCCATACCGATATCGTCAAATCGATGGTCTTTTCACCGGACGGGAAGTACCTTCTTTCGGGATCATTTGATAAGACCATAAAGCTCTGGGAGGTCTCAACCGGCAGGTGCGTCAGGTCGTTTTAG